In a single window of the Nilaparvata lugens isolate BPH chromosome 1, ASM1435652v1, whole genome shotgun sequence genome:
- the LOC120352090 gene encoding uncharacterized protein LOC120352090 has protein sequence MELDGFREELKKTNDTVSELRHSVELFSAKIDDYNLLIDNFKAEHGEMKKENEKLARRVHEMEVQIVELQQYSRSNNLEIHGIPQTPNEDVYGIIEDLSKALDFENDVSKIDVAHRVPTNNKKTIPPILIRFNNRSEKNNWFSRYKQVQKDLRKMQPPGQLRTTAVNRNLQDGPVYINENLSAYYRGLLMEAKHFAKENGYRYTWVMNGKIYLRKQEDSRPIRLVSHADLDTLKCASRSNLSLKNNNER, from the coding sequence ATGGAACTTGACGGATTtagagaagaattgaaaaaaactaatgaTACTGTATCCGAACTGCGACATTCAGTGGAATTGTTCTCAGCTAAAATAGACGATTACAATTTATTAATAGATAACTTCAAAGCGGAGCATGgtgaaatgaaaaaagaaaacgaAAAATTAGCTAGAAGGGTGCATGAAATGGAGGTGCAAATCGTCGAGCTACAACAGTATAGTAGGAGCAACAACCTGGAGATCCATGGTATACCACAAACACCTAATGAAGATGTCTACGGAATTATTGAGGACTTGTCAAAAGCACTCGATTTTGAAAATGATGTTTCTAAAATCGATGTAGCTCATAGAGTTCCAACAAATAACAAAAAGACTATTCCACCAATACTAATAAGATTCAATAACAGAAGTGAGAAAAATAACTGGTTTTCTAGATATAAGCAAGTACAGAAGGATCTGAGAAAAATGCAACCACCAGGACAACTGAGAACTACAGCAGTCAATAGGAATCTTCAAGATGGGCCAGtatacatcaatgaaaatttatcaGCATACTATCGTGGTCTTCTGATGGAAGCGAAACACTTTGCCAAGGAGAACGGATATAGATATACGTGGGTCATGAATGGGAAAATATATTTACGTAAGCAAGAAGACTCAAGACCTATCAGACTGGTAAGTCATGCTGATCTAGACACTCTAAAGTGTGCTAGTAGATCGAATTTGTCGCtaaaaaacaataatgaacGTTAG
- the LOC120353431 gene encoding uncharacterized protein LOC120353431, which produces MLESILKSQNQNTDPWSNQQHDEINFDPARLPMKTEESLLKIEEELRDNHSKNNMVNYLSKIGENSINDMTKRIMRRLIGDELAKDYSWFGAKGKKQFSILQSARVLEKAVKMGFQEATEKTIEEATKNWLRHAPERQTGKQKRFL; this is translated from the exons ATGTTGGAATCAATATTGAAATCtcaaaatcaaaatacagaCCCCTGGTCAAACCAGCAGCATGATGAAATCAACTTTGATCCGGCACGATTGCCAATGAAGACTGAGGAGAGTCTGCTCAAAATAGAAGAGGAGCTGAGAGATAATCATTCCAAAAATAACATG GTCAACTACCTGAGTAAAATTGGCGAAAACAGCATAAATGACATGACGAAAAGAATAATGAGAAGACTTATTGGTGATGAATTAGCCAAAGACTACAGCTGGTTTGGTGCGAAAGggaaaaaacagttttcaattcttcaaagtgCCAGAGTCCTTGAGA AAGCTGTTAAGATGGGGTTTCAAGAAGCAACGGAAAAAACGATTGAAGAGGCCACCAAAAATTGGTTGAGGCATGCTCCTGAACGTCAAACCGGAAAACAAAAACGGTTCTTGTAG